The following are from one region of the Coffea eugenioides isolate CCC68of chromosome 2, Ceug_1.0, whole genome shotgun sequence genome:
- the LOC113762241 gene encoding E3 ubiquitin-protein ligase RNF25 has product MAASEEEVAAELEAVEAVYSQDSYILQNYPPHLHIQVKPRTADVSSQQFVEAIIGIQATSKYPDEPPIISIVDSKGLDDVRQNQLIASIRDKAIALSSCLMLVALCEEAVEKLSSMNHPDGDCPLCLNPLLDEKDGNDSLPFMKLMSCFHCFHCECIIRWWNWLQAQKELDHANTSSSVTSIKDMEDQEGMCEITEERMGECPVCRKVFLAKDIEHVLDLVGTDYHLSSSGTESLDEDNLLQSYPEKSRREKYEAILKLQKENDGLIEPKKHEVLLPGMFLPRSAPPSSISLEKETDGQQSEDGVVGSGATPSVPSNRPSTSKHRNFSGRKHSHRGRSSGKHARRWIQKENGAAN; this is encoded by the exons ATGGCTGCTTCAGAAGAAGAAGTGGCCGCAGAATTGGAAGCTGTGGAAGCAGTTTATAGTCAAGACTCCTATATTCTTCAAAACTACCCTCCCCACCTCCACATCCAGGTTAAACCCCGCACTGCCGATGTCTCTTCTCAACAG TTTGTGGAAGCAATTATTGGGATTCAAGCAACGTCTAAG TATCCGGATGAACCGCCAATTATTAGCATTGTTGATTCAAAGGGTTTAGATGATGTGAGGCAAAATCAATTAATAGCTAGTATAAGGGACAAGGCCATTGCACTCTCCTCGTGTTTGATGCTTGTTGCACTATGTGAG GAAGCAGTGGAGAAGCTCTCTAGTATGAATCATCCAGATGGCGATTGCCCATTATGCTTGAATCCATTACTCGATGAGAAAGATGGCAATGACTCATTGCCATTTATGAAGTTGATGTCCTGTTTTCATTGCTTTCACTG TGAATGCATCATCAGATGGTGGAACTGGCTTCAAGCTCAAAAAGAATTGGATCATGCAAATACTTCTAGTTCTGTCACATCTATCAAGGACATGGAAGACCAAGAAG GTATGTGCGAAATTACTGAAGAAAGGATGGGAGAGTGTCCTGTTTGTCGTAAAGTTTTTCTTGCAAAGGATATTGAACATGTACTTGACTTGGTCGGAACTGACTATCATTTG AGTTCGAGTGGAACTGAATCCTTAGACGAGGACAATCTTCTTCAGTCTTATCCAGAGAAAAGTAGAAGGGAGAAATATGAGGCCATATTGAAACTTCAGAAAGAGAATGATGGCTTAATTGAACCCAAAAAGCACGAAGTACTGTTGCCTGGTATGTTTCTACCTCGGTCGGCTCCACCATCTTCAATTTCCTTGGAGAAAGAAACCGATGGGCAACAAAGTGAAGATGGAGTTGTGGGATCAGGAGCAACACCAAGTGTTCCATCAAATAGGCCTAGCACCAGCAAGCATAGAAACTTCAGTGGCAGGAAGCATTCACACAGAGGACGAAGTTCTGGAAAACATGCAAGGCGGTGGATTCAGAAAGAGAATGGAGCTGCTAATTGA